The Herpetosiphonaceae bacterium genome window below encodes:
- a CDS encoding MoxR family ATPase: MTFTTMTDVRSALTSQQYIATDDISTVVFLAEKLGKPLLAEGPAGVGKTELAKAWAAATGRELIRLQCYEGLDETKALYEWEYAKQMLYTQLLRDQLRETLANASSLTEAADRLAAEEDVFFSMRFLLQRPLLRAILSPEPVVLLIDEIDRADSEFEAFLLEVLSDFQVSVPELGTIRARHHPAVFLTSNNTRELSEALKRRCLYLFVDYPDEEAELRIVRLKVPDLAPKIAQQAVELVQKLRGLDLKKSPSVSETLDWARALVMLNARSLDRETLDNTLTVLLKHESDVQRARRAMQPGRDAGRLGR, translated from the coding sequence ATGACGTTTACGACGATGACCGACGTTCGCAGCGCGTTAACGTCTCAGCAGTACATCGCCACCGATGACATCTCGACGGTTGTGTTTCTAGCCGAGAAGCTCGGCAAGCCGCTGCTGGCCGAAGGCCCCGCCGGTGTCGGCAAGACAGAGCTGGCGAAAGCCTGGGCCGCCGCTACCGGGCGCGAGCTGATCCGCCTTCAGTGCTACGAGGGCCTGGACGAGACGAAGGCGCTGTACGAGTGGGAGTACGCCAAGCAGATGCTCTACACGCAACTGCTGCGCGATCAGCTCCGCGAAACGCTGGCAAATGCCTCGTCGCTGACCGAGGCCGCCGACCGGCTGGCTGCCGAGGAGGATGTCTTTTTCTCGATGCGCTTTTTGTTGCAGCGCCCCCTGCTGCGGGCGATCCTGTCGCCTGAGCCGGTGGTGCTGCTGATCGACGAGATCGATCGCGCTGACAGCGAGTTCGAGGCGTTCTTGCTTGAGGTGCTCAGCGATTTTCAGGTATCGGTGCCGGAGCTGGGCACGATTCGCGCCAGGCATCATCCCGCCGTGTTTCTGACCTCCAACAATACCCGCGAGCTGTCGGAGGCGCTCAAGCGCCGCTGCCTGTATCTCTTCGTGGACTATCCCGACGAGGAGGCCGAGCTACGGATCGTGCGGCTCAAAGTTCCCGATCTCGCGCCCAAGATCGCCCAGCAGGCGGTTGAGCTGGTGCAGAAGCTGCGCGGCCTGGATCTGAAGAAATCGCCGAGTGTCTCCGAGACGCTGGACTGGGCGCGCGCGCTGGTGATGCTCAACGCCCGGTCGCTTGATCGCGAGACGCTCGACAATACGCTGACGGTGCTGCTCAAGCACGAGAGCGATGTCCAGCGCGCGCGGCGGGCGATGCAGCCCGGTCGCGATGCGGGGCGGCTCGGACGCTAG
- a CDS encoding GEVED domain-containing protein, giving the protein MFSLPSRRFTTLFRPLSLVLALGLAVGVAGSQPAYATPGGDLGDAPASTNNFGVGMTAWLAGPPANYPTVFFGGVQPTGPFHQNLSLLFHLGPAISCENQADIGGDCDGANNINPPANTANNDKFDDGINWPLFGTCQSMPVNYVVNVLPGAPTNVFVNVWADWNSNGRWGDTPGCNGMVADEWAVKNQMIALPGPGTFVFTTPNILPIRSGRPQWARITISETPATWPAARVGSGPAGSWKYGETEDYILP; this is encoded by the coding sequence ATGTTCAGCCTACCGAGTCGTCGGTTCACAACGCTTTTCCGCCCGCTCTCGCTCGTGCTTGCTCTGGGCCTTGCCGTTGGTGTCGCCGGTAGTCAACCGGCCTACGCCACACCCGGCGGCGACCTGGGCGACGCGCCCGCCAGCACCAACAACTTTGGCGTCGGCATGACCGCATGGCTTGCCGGGCCGCCCGCCAACTACCCGACCGTCTTCTTCGGCGGCGTGCAGCCGACCGGACCGTTCCATCAAAACCTGTCGCTGCTCTTCCACCTCGGCCCGGCGATCTCATGTGAGAATCAGGCCGATATAGGCGGCGATTGTGACGGCGCGAACAACATCAATCCGCCCGCCAACACCGCCAACAACGACAAGTTCGACGACGGAATCAACTGGCCGCTCTTCGGCACCTGCCAGAGCATGCCGGTGAACTACGTCGTCAACGTGCTGCCGGGAGCTCCTACCAACGTCTTCGTCAACGTTTGGGCCGACTGGAACAGCAACGGCAGGTGGGGCGACACGCCAGGCTGCAACGGGATGGTCGCCGATGAGTGGGCCGTCAAGAATCAGATGATTGCGCTGCCCGGTCCCGGCACGTTCGTCTTCACCACGCCCAACATCCTGCCGATCCGCAGCGGACGACCGCAGTGGGCGCGCATCACGATCAGCGAGACACCCGCCACCTGGCCTGCCGCGCGCGTTGGCAGCGGCCCGGCTGGGAGCTGGAAGTACGGCGAGACAGAGGATTATATTCTGCCGTAG
- a CDS encoding trehalose-6-phosphate synthase encodes MADVEQLSLEHQGHLNLLSERLLAQRALILASNRGPVEFRHNEQGQIEGSRGSGGLVTAISAVSRLTAPIWIAAAMTDADREQAAQASGELIHWQTDDARFDLRFVTPDPDDYRQYYNEIANPLLWFLQHYMWDAPRTPNITQSMWDAWRAYERVNAEFAETIMQEIERADRQALVLLHDYHLYLVGGILRERIDSRTLLSLFVHIPWPGPDYWALLPQQMREAILRSCCALDVIGFQTNRYRRNFLNTCLAYLPDARIGYNEQTVELNGHTVYAGVYPISIDVPALQHLAETSPVVRDHRYRLRGRLGDQTIVRIDRVEPSKNIVRGFQAFELMLEKYPEHRGRVRFLAFLVPSRLGVEEYGRYLEEIMIAMGWINTRYGTGEWSPIELFVGDDYERGVAAMQLYDVLLVNPIIDGMNLVAKEGVTVNPTGGVLILSEGAGAAEQLGSAALMVSPSDIVGTAEALHAALVMPLAERYRRSGELRRLVAEEDIAMWLYHQFEDFQRLLGADEVGSTAQEQPPEIAVDRNGAQDLSEVGSVHTAGAADL; translated from the coding sequence ATGGCTGATGTTGAACAACTATCTCTGGAGCACCAGGGCCATCTTAATCTACTCAGCGAGCGGCTGCTGGCACAGCGCGCGTTGATCCTGGCCTCGAATCGCGGGCCGGTTGAGTTTCGCCATAACGAGCAGGGGCAGATCGAAGGATCGCGCGGCTCAGGCGGCCTGGTGACGGCGATCTCGGCGGTCAGCCGGCTGACCGCGCCGATCTGGATCGCTGCGGCGATGACCGATGCCGACCGCGAGCAGGCGGCGCAGGCCAGCGGCGAGCTGATCCACTGGCAGACCGACGACGCGCGCTTCGATCTGCGCTTTGTCACGCCCGATCCCGACGATTACCGCCAGTACTACAACGAGATCGCCAATCCGCTGCTGTGGTTTTTGCAGCACTACATGTGGGACGCGCCGCGCACGCCGAATATCACGCAGAGTATGTGGGATGCCTGGCGCGCCTATGAGCGGGTGAACGCGGAGTTTGCCGAGACGATCATGCAGGAGATCGAGCGCGCCGACCGTCAGGCGCTGGTCTTGCTGCATGATTATCACCTGTATCTGGTGGGCGGCATACTCCGCGAGCGCATCGACTCGCGCACGCTGCTGAGCCTGTTCGTGCATATTCCCTGGCCGGGGCCGGATTACTGGGCGCTACTGCCGCAGCAGATGCGCGAAGCGATCCTGCGGTCGTGCTGCGCGCTCGACGTGATCGGCTTCCAGACCAACCGCTACCGGCGCAATTTTTTGAATACCTGCTTGGCCTATCTGCCCGATGCCAGGATCGGCTATAACGAGCAGACGGTCGAGCTGAATGGGCATACCGTCTACGCGGGCGTGTATCCGATCTCGATCGACGTGCCCGCGCTGCAACATCTGGCCGAGACTTCGCCCGTGGTCCGCGATCATCGCTACCGGCTGCGTGGGCGGCTCGGCGATCAAACGATCGTGCGCATCGATCGGGTCGAGCCAAGCAAAAATATTGTGCGCGGCTTTCAGGCATTCGAGCTGATGCTGGAGAAGTATCCTGAGCATCGCGGGCGGGTGCGCTTTCTGGCGTTTCTGGTGCCGTCGCGGCTGGGCGTCGAGGAGTATGGCCGCTATCTGGAAGAGATCATGATTGCGATGGGCTGGATCAACACGCGCTACGGCACCGGCGAGTGGAGTCCGATCGAGCTGTTCGTCGGCGACGACTACGAGCGCGGCGTTGCGGCGATGCAGCTCTACGATGTGCTGCTGGTCAATCCGATCATCGACGGCATGAACCTTGTCGCCAAGGAGGGCGTCACGGTCAATCCTACCGGCGGCGTGCTGATCCTGTCGGAGGGCGCGGGCGCTGCCGAGCAGCTCGGCTCTGCGGCGCTGATGGTTTCGCCCAGCGATATTGTCGGGACGGCAGAGGCGCTCCACGCGGCGCTGGTGATGCCGCTGGCCGAGCGCTACCGCCGATCGGGCGAGCTCAGGCGGCTGGTGGCCGAAGAAGATATTGCGATGTGGCTGTACCATCAGTTCGAGGATTTTCAGCGGCTGCTCGGCGCGGACGAGGTGGGCAGCACCGCCCAGGAGCAGCCGCCGGAGATCGCCGTCGACAGGAACGGGGCGCAAGATCTATCCGAGGTGGGTTCCGTACACACGGCTGGCGCTGCCGATCTGTAG